A window of the Candidatus Kryptoniota bacterium genome harbors these coding sequences:
- a CDS encoding YciI family protein → MRFMMFMIPPEYQPDAPPSQKAAADFAPPAEAVAAMMKYNEELAKAGVLISLDGLHPMLKGARVTFKGGKTAVTDGPYVEAKEVVGGYWMIDVKSKEEAVEWAKRCPAVKNDSGAVIEVRQVFEMSEFPEDVRKAGENSTVMAELEKHKARIKS, encoded by the coding sequence ATGAGATTCATGATGTTTATGATCCCGCCGGAGTATCAGCCGGACGCACCTCCGAGCCAAAAAGCTGCGGCAGACTTCGCTCCTCCTGCAGAAGCAGTCGCTGCAATGATGAAGTACAACGAGGAGTTGGCGAAAGCCGGCGTACTCATTTCACTTGACGGACTTCATCCGATGCTGAAAGGTGCGAGAGTTACGTTCAAAGGGGGAAAGACAGCAGTAACTGACGGCCCGTATGTCGAGGCGAAAGAAGTCGTCGGCGGATACTGGATGATCGACGTCAAATCCAAGGAAGAAGCAGTCGAGTGGGCAAAACGTTGCCCGGCAGTGAAAAACGACTCCGGTGCAGTCATCGAAGTCCGACAAGTCTTCGAAATGTCTGAGTTCCCTGAAGACGTTCGGAAAGCAGGAGAAAATTCCACGGTAATGGCGGAACTCGAAAAGCACAAAGCCCGTATCAAAAGCTGA
- a CDS encoding CusA/CzcA family heavy metal efflux RND transporter, whose product MLAGIIEWSIKNRFIVIVILLFAIAAGYFALSSSPVDAIPDLSDVQVIVYTDYPGQSPTVVQDQVTYPLTSSLISLPHAKVVRGYSYFGFSLVYIIFEDGTDLYWARSRVLEYLNYASSRLPQGITPSLGPDATPVGWVYQYALKSDKRSLADLRSIQDYYLKYGLSAVPGVSEVASVGGYVKEWRATLDSRKLLAYHISPMQVVDAIKKSNSDVGGEVIDHAGYELMIRGLGYIKSLDDMKEIPLGVSRGGKLFQDSPFNAQPTRSEMETGSGGGFDGMKKEDPVASLQSALNYSSPGFTAGTPIFLGDVADVQIVAAARRGVADLDGEGDVVGGVIEMRYGQNALQVINGVKDKLKELRQGLPPDVRIVPVYDRSELINNAINTLQDKLIEESVIVALVCLLFLFHFRSAFVVILTLPTAILMAFIVMRWQGLNANIMSLGGIAVAIGAMVDSAIIMVENAHKHIEVDNGRSDRWKLITESSKEVGPSLFYSLLVITVSFIPVFALTGQSGRLFRPLAFTKTYSMAAAALLGITAVPILMGYLIRGKLPPEGRNPVNRILVRLYSPVLKFVLRFRWYVLTAAVIILGITVYPYMKLGSEFMPPLWEGTLLYMPSAFPGISVTQARQTLEMTDKIITKFPEVTSVIGKAGRANTALDPAGLDMFETTVNLKPESEWPKGMTPDKLKSALNDALQVPGLANVWTMPIKNRVDMSSTGIKSQVGIKVMGPDLDTLQAIGEQIEGLLKKLPETSSAFAERIGYGNYLDFSIDRAEAARYGITVQDMEDIITSAIGGLPVGQIVSGIERYPITVRYALEERDNPEELKRVLVPTSAGAQIPIGDIAQMSIHQGPMFVRTEGAEPTIYVFVDANTSDIGGYVRAARQYLNDHMKIPDGYFVMWSGQFENMQEAAKTLGYVIPATLLLIFLIIYLNTRSVAKTFIVLLAVPFSLVGAIWFLYLLGYNLSVAVAVGMIALAGLDAETGVVMLLYLDIAHDKMKAAGQMLTLGHLKEAIHEGAVRRVRPKMMTASAILAGLLPIMWATGAGSDVMKRIAAPMVGGVVTSVLLELAVYPVIYYLWRSRQLKAGPQSPES is encoded by the coding sequence ATGCTGGCAGGAATAATCGAATGGTCAATAAAGAACAGATTTATTGTGATCGTGATTCTGTTATTCGCGATTGCCGCGGGTTATTTTGCGTTGAGCTCAAGTCCTGTCGACGCTATTCCTGATTTGAGCGACGTCCAGGTAATAGTTTATACGGATTATCCCGGTCAGTCGCCGACGGTAGTACAGGATCAAGTGACATATCCATTGACCTCGTCGCTGATTTCTCTTCCTCACGCTAAAGTCGTCAGGGGATATTCATACTTCGGTTTTTCGCTTGTGTACATAATTTTTGAGGATGGAACCGATCTTTACTGGGCGAGGAGCCGGGTCCTCGAGTACTTGAATTATGCCTCGAGCAGATTGCCGCAGGGAATCACGCCATCGCTCGGACCTGATGCCACGCCGGTTGGATGGGTGTACCAGTACGCACTCAAGTCGGACAAGCGAAGCCTCGCAGATCTGCGTTCGATCCAGGACTACTATCTCAAGTACGGGTTATCGGCAGTACCTGGCGTGTCCGAAGTCGCGAGTGTAGGCGGTTATGTGAAAGAATGGAGGGCAACGCTCGACTCAAGAAAGCTTCTGGCCTACCACATCTCGCCGATGCAGGTGGTGGACGCGATCAAGAAAAGTAATAGCGATGTCGGGGGAGAGGTGATCGATCACGCAGGATACGAGTTGATGATCAGAGGTCTCGGATATATCAAGTCTCTCGACGATATGAAGGAGATACCGCTTGGAGTTTCGCGGGGAGGCAAATTGTTTCAGGACTCGCCTTTTAACGCTCAACCCACAAGATCCGAAATGGAGACGGGTTCAGGCGGAGGTTTTGATGGCATGAAGAAAGAAGATCCGGTCGCGAGTCTGCAGTCCGCTCTAAATTATTCGAGTCCGGGCTTCACGGCGGGGACACCTATATTTCTTGGAGATGTGGCAGACGTGCAGATCGTCGCGGCCGCACGACGCGGCGTTGCGGACCTCGACGGAGAAGGAGACGTCGTTGGAGGTGTGATCGAAATGCGTTATGGCCAAAACGCGCTTCAAGTAATAAACGGCGTCAAAGACAAATTGAAAGAACTCCGGCAGGGCCTGCCGCCCGATGTCAGGATCGTACCGGTTTATGATAGGTCGGAGCTGATCAATAACGCGATCAACACGCTTCAGGATAAACTGATTGAGGAGTCCGTCATAGTTGCCCTCGTCTGCTTGCTGTTCCTATTTCACTTCAGGAGCGCTTTTGTCGTAATACTCACTCTTCCGACCGCTATACTCATGGCGTTCATCGTGATGAGATGGCAGGGACTGAACGCTAACATTATGTCTTTGGGCGGCATCGCCGTCGCGATAGGAGCCATGGTGGATTCCGCAATCATCATGGTAGAGAACGCGCACAAGCACATCGAGGTCGATAACGGCAGGTCCGATAGATGGAAGCTTATTACAGAATCGTCGAAGGAAGTCGGTCCATCACTATTCTATTCGCTGCTCGTGATTACCGTCTCCTTCATTCCCGTATTTGCGTTGACAGGACAGTCGGGACGGCTCTTCCGGCCTCTCGCGTTTACAAAAACATATTCGATGGCGGCGGCGGCACTCCTCGGAATCACCGCTGTACCGATACTGATGGGGTACCTCATCAGGGGCAAGCTCCCTCCGGAGGGGAGGAATCCCGTGAATAGAATACTCGTCAGGTTGTATTCGCCTGTTCTCAAATTTGTCCTCAGGTTCCGGTGGTATGTACTGACCGCGGCAGTCATCATTCTCGGAATAACAGTTTATCCTTACATGAAGCTCGGCTCTGAATTCATGCCGCCGTTGTGGGAAGGGACGCTCCTTTACATGCCGTCGGCATTTCCGGGAATTTCGGTGACTCAGGCGCGGCAAACCCTCGAGATGACAGACAAGATCATAACGAAGTTTCCCGAAGTCACTTCGGTGATCGGGAAGGCGGGAAGAGCAAACACCGCGCTCGATCCCGCAGGCCTTGACATGTTCGAGACCACCGTAAATCTCAAGCCCGAATCGGAATGGCCGAAAGGGATGACGCCTGATAAACTGAAATCGGCGCTTAACGACGCCCTGCAAGTACCGGGGCTCGCAAACGTTTGGACGATGCCGATCAAGAATCGAGTTGACATGTCGAGCACGGGAATTAAGAGTCAGGTCGGAATCAAAGTCATGGGTCCTGACCTCGACACTCTTCAGGCAATTGGAGAGCAGATCGAGGGCCTCCTCAAGAAACTTCCCGAAACATCGAGCGCCTTTGCTGAACGTATCGGATACGGAAACTACCTCGATTTCAGTATTGACAGGGCAGAGGCGGCAAGATATGGTATAACAGTCCAGGACATGGAGGACATCATCACGAGCGCGATAGGCGGTTTGCCTGTCGGACAGATCGTGTCAGGTATCGAACGATACCCTATCACCGTCAGATACGCGCTTGAAGAGAGGGACAATCCGGAAGAGTTGAAGCGAGTGCTCGTTCCCACTTCCGCCGGCGCGCAGATCCCCATTGGCGACATCGCACAGATGAGCATTCACCAGGGCCCGATGTTCGTGAGGACTGAGGGTGCCGAGCCGACAATTTATGTCTTCGTTGACGCGAATACGTCCGATATCGGCGGATACGTGAGAGCTGCGAGGCAGTACCTCAATGATCATATGAAAATTCCGGATGGGTACTTCGTTATGTGGAGCGGACAGTTCGAGAACATGCAGGAAGCGGCGAAAACGCTTGGGTATGTAATACCTGCGACTCTTCTCCTCATTTTCCTCATCATTTATCTCAACACCCGGTCCGTCGCCAAGACTTTCATAGTGCTGCTTGCAGTGCCGTTCTCTCTTGTTGGCGCGATATGGTTTCTCTATCTTCTCGGTTACAATCTGAGCGTCGCTGTGGCTGTCGGAATGATCGCGCTTGCGGGCCTCGACGCGGAGACCGGTGTCGTGATGCTGCTATACCTCGACATCGCACACGACAAAATGAAAGCGGCGGGGCAGATGCTCACGCTCGGACACCTGAAGGAAGCGATCCATGAAGGCGCCGTCAGGAGAGTGCGCCCCAAGATGATGACTGCATCTGCCATACTCGCCGGACTTCTTCCGATCATGTGGGCGACTGGCGCCGGGTCGGATGTGATGAAAAGAATTGCGGCACCGATGGTTGGCGGAGTCGTTACCAGCGTGCTTCTCGAACTCGCCGTTTACCCGGTCATCTACTATTTGTGGCGCTCGAGACAGCTGAAGGCGGGGCCGCAGTCTCCAGAGAGCTAA
- a CDS encoding ester cyclase, whose protein sequence is MSNDLANNKKAAVQFLELVTSGRIEEAYKQFVDFSGKHHNPFFAAGFSALRKAMIENHEKFPAKKYTVKNVIGDGDLVAVHAQLSLSGMDRGMIVVHMARFKGSKIIELWDCGQQLPEDSPNTDGAF, encoded by the coding sequence ATGTCGAACGATCTCGCGAATAACAAAAAAGCTGCAGTCCAATTCCTGGAGCTCGTCACGTCTGGCAGGATCGAGGAGGCGTATAAGCAATTTGTCGACTTTAGCGGCAAACACCATAATCCTTTTTTTGCGGCCGGGTTCTCCGCGCTGCGGAAGGCAATGATCGAAAACCACGAGAAGTTCCCGGCCAAGAAGTACACGGTTAAGAATGTCATCGGAGACGGCGATCTCGTTGCGGTTCACGCCCAACTTTCGTTGAGCGGCATGGATAGAGGTATGATAGTGGTACACATGGCAAGATTCAAAGGCAGCAAAATAATTGAGCTTTGGGATTGCGGCCAGCAATTACCCGAAGATTCCCCCAATACAGACGGGGCGTTTTGA
- a CDS encoding efflux RND transporter periplasmic adaptor subunit, with protein sequence MKRTEKEKEGKWEMGGGPGRILGTVKSTAAILSAYVVVFMIAAVVLYGCEKTGSGNSSRPDSTSVASSNSERKVLYWYDPMNPTLHLDHPGKSPMMDMDLVPRYADEGEANPNIIRVDPVMVQNIGVVTAPVELRRLTRTISTYGVVMADEESISDINTRVGGWIDKLFLNYTGMEVAKGQPIAVIYSPDLISAEQEFLSAGAFNESASSSGSAEGNLGQTGALVRSARERLKFFGMNDAEIDSLQSTGKIIDRVVIHSPADGIILDKSVVEGQNISSGQSLFRVANLHQVWILADVFKIDMPFLKMHAPANVENANDSYSGQIDFIYPEVDPAARSVKVRIPLNNPGMVMKIGQYVNVAIHSPVSYEAIAVPSQAVINTGARQVVALAIGEGKFEIREVKLGAYADGFYEVTDGLRIGDTIVTSGQFLLDSDANLNSAGSAMSGSDRHVNTSSDKNNSSGSIDNLAGMNMKNMDHDTTKREK encoded by the coding sequence ATGAAAAGGACTGAAAAGGAAAAAGAAGGGAAATGGGAAATGGGAGGAGGACCGGGCAGAATTCTCGGGACGGTGAAGTCAACTGCTGCCATCTTGAGCGCTTACGTCGTTGTATTTATGATTGCTGCAGTCGTCCTGTACGGGTGCGAAAAGACGGGCAGCGGCAACAGCTCCAGGCCCGACTCGACATCAGTCGCTTCGTCGAATTCGGAAAGAAAAGTGCTGTACTGGTACGACCCAATGAACCCGACACTTCATCTTGATCATCCGGGAAAATCTCCTATGATGGACATGGATCTCGTACCCAGGTACGCGGACGAAGGCGAAGCAAATCCGAATATCATCAGAGTCGATCCGGTCATGGTTCAGAACATAGGGGTCGTTACTGCGCCTGTTGAGCTCAGGCGGCTAACAAGGACGATTAGTACATACGGTGTTGTGATGGCCGACGAGGAGAGCATTTCGGATATCAACACACGAGTCGGCGGATGGATAGACAAACTCTTCCTTAACTACACGGGGATGGAAGTGGCAAAAGGTCAACCTATTGCGGTGATCTACAGCCCTGATCTTATTTCCGCAGAGCAGGAATTTCTCTCCGCAGGTGCCTTCAATGAGTCAGCTTCTTCTTCAGGATCAGCTGAAGGAAATTTGGGCCAGACAGGCGCGCTGGTCCGAAGCGCGCGAGAAAGACTGAAGTTTTTCGGAATGAACGATGCGGAGATCGATTCTCTCCAATCGACCGGCAAGATAATCGACAGAGTTGTGATTCATTCGCCAGCTGACGGGATTATTCTCGACAAGAGTGTCGTCGAAGGTCAAAACATCTCATCGGGCCAGTCTCTTTTCAGAGTTGCAAATCTTCATCAGGTATGGATCCTTGCAGACGTGTTCAAAATTGACATGCCATTCCTGAAGATGCATGCTCCTGCGAATGTAGAGAACGCCAACGATTCATATAGCGGACAAATCGATTTCATCTATCCTGAAGTCGACCCCGCTGCAAGGAGCGTAAAAGTGAGAATTCCGCTCAACAATCCCGGGATGGTGATGAAAATCGGCCAATACGTGAACGTCGCGATTCATTCGCCCGTGAGCTACGAAGCCATCGCTGTCCCGTCCCAGGCAGTCATAAACACCGGCGCACGGCAGGTTGTCGCATTGGCAATCGGTGAAGGAAAATTCGAAATAAGAGAGGTAAAGCTCGGAGCATACGCTGATGGATTCTACGAAGTGACCGATGGTTTGCGGATTGGCGACACCATCGTCACATCTGGGCAGTTCCTTCTGGATTCAGATGCAAATCTAAACTCCGCCGGAAGCGCGATGTCCGGATCTGACCGACACGTCAATACTTCGAGTGACAAGAATAATTCAAGCGGTTCGATCGACAACTTGGCTGGGATGAACATGAAGAACATGGATCACGACACGACGAAGCGGGAGAAGTGA
- a CDS encoding SRPBCC family protein: protein MTESLKISATIPASPKEVYEAWLSSKQHTEFTGDKAKIDPKVGGKFTAFGDYISGKNTELKPGVLIVQAWRTTEFPAGSPESRLEVSLEKAKGGTKLTLTQTNIPEGQGARYKDGWKEFYLQALKKYFTEKKEK, encoded by the coding sequence ATGACAGAATCACTCAAGATATCAGCTACCATCCCTGCCTCACCGAAAGAAGTATATGAGGCTTGGTTGAGCAGTAAGCAACACACCGAGTTCACAGGAGATAAGGCGAAGATCGATCCGAAAGTCGGAGGAAAATTCACGGCGTTCGGAGACTACATCAGCGGCAAGAACACTGAGCTGAAGCCGGGCGTGTTGATTGTCCAGGCATGGCGGACTACAGAATTTCCCGCGGGCAGCCCAGAATCCCGACTCGAGGTGTCACTCGAGAAGGCCAAAGGTGGGACCAAGCTGACCCTGACTCAGACAAACATACCCGAGGGTCAGGGCGCACGATACAAGGACGGCTGGAAGGAGTTCTATCTTCAGGCGCTGAAGAAATATTTCACTGAGAAGAAAGAGAAGTAG
- a CDS encoding YHS domain-containing protein, translating to MARDPVCGMEVDEKRAAAKSDYKGKTYYFCATGCKVAFDKEPEKYINKEKDRTHKMS from the coding sequence ATGGCACGTGATCCTGTATGTGGAATGGAAGTAGACGAGAAAAGAGCAGCCGCGAAGAGCGACTACAAGGGTAAGACATATTATTTTTGTGCAACCGGCTGCAAGGTCGCCTTCGACAAAGAACCGGAAAAGTATATTAATAAAGAAAAAGATCGCACTCACAAGATGAGTTAA
- a CDS encoding RNA polymerase sigma factor, giving the protein MTTNSIEYVRKTLDDVYRTESRRILATLIRLLGDFDIAEDAMHDAFNAALDQWQADGVPANPRAWLVSAGRFKAIDQIRRHARFETSLEPIIDQVSNTPDAVAEFDNGEIEDDRLRLIFTCCHPALAPEARVALTLREVCGLTTEEIARAFLTTPSTLAQRIVRAKSKIRDAHIPYQVPSQSDLPERLETVLQVVYLVFNEGYSASAGKSVTRADLSSEAIRLGRLIVELLPEPEALGLLALMLLHESRRAARMSPEGELVLLENQERSLWNRDMIAEGVPLVERAIASQRFGPYTVQAAISAVHAEATAASETDWNEIVALYDLLIRLNPSPIVELNRGVAVAMRDGPSAGLKIVDAILERGELNDYHLAHSARAELCRRLGKTTDARMSYERALKLTRQEPERRFLESQLKKLK; this is encoded by the coding sequence ATGACTACCAATTCCATTGAATATGTCCGCAAAACACTTGACGACGTTTACAGGACGGAGTCACGTCGTATCCTCGCGACGCTCATCCGTCTCCTCGGCGACTTCGATATAGCTGAAGACGCCATGCACGACGCCTTCAATGCTGCGCTTGATCAGTGGCAGGCTGATGGGGTTCCCGCAAATCCGAGAGCGTGGCTCGTCTCGGCCGGCCGGTTCAAGGCCATCGACCAGATTCGGCGTCATGCTCGTTTCGAGACTTCCCTCGAGCCGATTATCGACCAGGTGTCGAATACTCCCGATGCGGTGGCCGAATTTGATAATGGTGAGATCGAAGACGACCGGCTGCGCCTGATCTTTACGTGCTGCCACCCCGCGCTGGCGCCGGAAGCACGCGTCGCTCTGACTTTGCGCGAAGTCTGCGGCCTGACTACAGAAGAAATAGCAAGAGCGTTTCTGACAACGCCGTCCACACTTGCTCAAAGAATAGTAAGAGCAAAATCAAAAATCCGTGACGCGCACATTCCCTATCAGGTTCCATCTCAATCCGACCTTCCTGAAAGGCTGGAGACCGTGCTCCAGGTTGTTTACCTGGTCTTTAACGAGGGTTACTCGGCATCGGCGGGGAAGTCCGTGACGCGTGCCGACCTTTCATCAGAAGCGATCAGGTTGGGTCGCCTCATTGTCGAGCTACTCCCCGAGCCGGAGGCACTCGGTCTTCTGGCTCTTATGCTTCTCCACGAATCGCGAAGAGCTGCCCGCATGTCTCCCGAAGGTGAATTGGTTCTTCTCGAAAACCAGGAACGCTCGTTGTGGAATCGCGATATGATCGCCGAAGGCGTTCCGCTGGTCGAAAGAGCAATAGCATCCCAACGATTCGGGCCGTACACCGTTCAGGCGGCGATCTCTGCAGTTCATGCGGAAGCAACAGCTGCTTCTGAGACCGACTGGAACGAAATTGTCGCACTGTATGACCTTCTCATCCGCCTTAACCCTTCTCCAATTGTCGAGTTAAATCGGGGCGTTGCAGTAGCCATGCGGGACGGTCCATCGGCTGGGCTGAAAATCGTAGATGCTATCCTCGAGCGCGGAGAACTGAACGACTATCACCTCGCACATTCTGCCCGTGCTGAGCTTTGCCGACGGCTTGGAAAAACCACCGACGCGCGAATGTCCTATGAGCGCGCGCTGAAGCTCACTCGTCAGGAACCCGAACGTAGATTCCTGGAGTCGCAACTGAAGAAACTGAAATGA
- a CDS encoding PIG-L family deacetylase has translation MNSRSHHYFLFVILQIFLAVCLVKAQQPNVSPSPDDRLKADILVVVAHPDDESLIAGYLAKAVLDEHKRVAVVFTTRGDAGQNLVGYEQAKSLAEIREMEARQALASIGIENEWFLRGPDTPWLEVPDVLRSLEAWNHGNILGEVVRFIRLTRPAVVITMLPDIVVGENHEDHQASGVVATEAFDLAGDPTWFPEQIGDPADRLWFANLMEGLHVWQPQKLYYFTDASHFDFLKGKGPEYSMTEVSPSQHLSYARIAAKEVSLHRTQYDGEPDRDLQAGNLSFYEEPLTFILGKSLVGGTVTGDVFENVVQGQIGFARVRGYEPPKDPPDYSIELGGGWAFYNRFWPAHNLESLTELLSPELGVGTGQDFPIPLILRNNTDKPVTMDLHPFLPNGWAIDSNSAQYAHHPLPQGKFIIPARDYVPVVVRLIAPTIHASSWQTVSWSAEVEGKSAGRVTVKFYVMAE, from the coding sequence ATGAACAGCCGATCCCATCATTATTTTCTTTTTGTGATTCTTCAAATTTTTTTGGCGGTCTGCCTGGTCAAGGCTCAACAACCCAACGTCAGTCCTTCTCCTGACGACAGGTTGAAAGCTGACATACTCGTAGTAGTCGCGCACCCCGATGACGAGTCCCTCATCGCCGGATATCTCGCGAAGGCCGTTCTGGACGAACACAAGCGAGTGGCAGTGGTCTTCACTACGCGCGGGGATGCCGGACAGAACCTCGTAGGATATGAACAAGCTAAATCCCTCGCGGAGATTCGGGAGATGGAGGCGCGACAAGCCCTCGCTTCGATCGGAATTGAGAATGAATGGTTCCTCCGCGGACCTGATACACCGTGGCTCGAAGTTCCTGACGTTCTCCGGTCGCTTGAGGCATGGAACCACGGCAATATCCTCGGGGAAGTGGTTCGGTTCATCAGGCTAACGCGTCCCGCAGTTGTGATCACTATGCTTCCGGATATTGTCGTCGGTGAAAACCATGAGGACCACCAGGCCTCTGGTGTCGTGGCGACTGAGGCGTTCGATCTTGCGGGTGATCCCACATGGTTCCCTGAGCAGATCGGTGACCCCGCAGACAGATTGTGGTTCGCGAATCTTATGGAAGGTCTCCATGTATGGCAGCCTCAGAAGCTTTACTATTTTACAGATGCTTCTCATTTCGATTTCCTGAAAGGAAAGGGTCCGGAATATTCCATGACTGAAGTCTCGCCATCACAACATCTTTCATATGCTCGCATCGCTGCGAAGGAAGTGTCACTTCACCGGACTCAGTATGACGGAGAACCGGATCGGGACCTGCAGGCGGGGAATTTGAGTTTCTATGAAGAGCCATTGACATTCATACTTGGGAAATCGCTGGTGGGCGGCACCGTGACAGGCGATGTGTTCGAGAACGTCGTGCAAGGCCAGATCGGCTTTGCGCGAGTTCGCGGGTACGAGCCGCCGAAAGATCCGCCTGATTATTCTATAGAACTTGGAGGAGGTTGGGCATTCTATAACCGGTTCTGGCCGGCCCACAACCTTGAATCGTTGACCGAGCTCCTGTCTCCTGAGCTGGGTGTTGGCACAGGCCAGGATTTTCCAATCCCGCTGATCCTCCGCAATAACACTGACAAACCGGTTACGATGGACCTGCACCCGTTCCTTCCCAACGGATGGGCCATTGACAGCAACTCGGCTCAGTACGCCCACCATCCATTACCTCAGGGAAAATTCATCATCCCCGCAAGGGATTATGTCCCCGTTGTGGTTCGCCTCATTGCCCCAACTATTCACGCATCTTCCTGGCAGACTGTAAGCTGGAGCGCCGAAGTTGAAGGTAAGTCCGCCGGAAGAGTTACAGTTAAGTTTTACGTCATGGCTGAGTGA
- a CDS encoding DoxX family protein, translated as MSNIVVGWQNLEPRLRSLLRFVASFTFMLHGTMKLFAFPAGMGKGGTVSLVSQMGLAGILEAFGGGLMFLGLFTRPVAFILSGEMAVAFFQAHFPRSVWPIISGGELAMVYCFIWLYFSAAGPGPWSLDAILKRGPNRKS; from the coding sequence ATGTCGAACATTGTCGTTGGATGGCAAAACCTTGAACCGCGTCTGCGGAGTCTACTGCGTTTTGTTGCTTCATTCACATTCATGCTTCATGGCACGATGAAGCTATTCGCATTTCCAGCAGGGATGGGAAAGGGCGGTACCGTCTCTCTAGTCTCGCAGATGGGTCTCGCGGGAATTTTGGAAGCTTTCGGAGGTGGATTGATGTTCCTCGGGCTTTTCACGCGGCCAGTCGCGTTTATCCTTTCAGGCGAAATGGCTGTCGCGTTCTTCCAGGCTCATTTTCCCCGGAGTGTCTGGCCTATAATCAGCGGAGGCGAACTCGCGATGGTCTACTGTTTCATCTGGTTATATTTCTCAGCTGCCGGCCCGGGTCCGTGGAGCCTGGACGCCATCCTGAAACGGGGACCAAATCGGAAATCTTAA
- a CDS encoding DoxX family protein, with protein sequence MEHSIESVSPKRSLWEKKGLWTGRIMSGLAVLFMLFDSITKVMKVAPVMKASAQLGYPAEAISAIGIILLACVIVYVVPRTSIIGAILLTGYLGGAVASNLRIGTPLFSNVLFPVYFAVLVWGGLYLRKQIVRSIFSLRKA encoded by the coding sequence ATGGAGCACTCAATAGAATCAGTTTCGCCGAAGAGATCACTTTGGGAGAAGAAGGGACTTTGGACGGGGCGTATCATGAGCGGCCTGGCAGTACTCTTCATGCTTTTTGACAGCATTACTAAAGTGATGAAGGTTGCACCAGTAATGAAAGCATCCGCTCAACTGGGATATCCGGCCGAAGCCATTTCAGCTATCGGGATCATATTACTTGCCTGTGTTATTGTCTACGTGGTTCCGCGAACTTCCATAATTGGCGCGATTCTCCTCACTGGCTACCTCGGTGGAGCGGTCGCTTCCAACCTGCGCATCGGCACGCCACTTTTCAGCAATGTCCTGTTCCCGGTGTACTTTGCTGTGCTGGTTTGGGGCGGCCTGTACTTGCGCAAACAGATTGTCCGCTCAATATTCTCACTTCGAAAGGCGTAG
- a CDS encoding dihydrofolate reductase family protein, which produces MRKLIVFNSVSLDGYFVDVKGDMSWAHNTDPEFKKFVEGNAKGGGVLLFGRITYDLMVSYWPTPAAQKNNPVVAERMNNGEKIVFSRTMEKPAWNNTKLIKEDIVAAIKKMKQEPGSGLVLMGSGSIVSQFAQEGLIDEYQIVVVPVVLGGGRTMFQGIRGKIPMRLVSSRSFGNGNVFLSYEPALK; this is translated from the coding sequence ATGCGTAAGTTAATCGTGTTTAACAGCGTATCGTTGGACGGGTACTTCGTGGATGTGAAGGGCGACATGAGTTGGGCTCACAATACTGATCCTGAGTTCAAAAAGTTTGTGGAAGGCAACGCGAAAGGCGGTGGCGTGCTCCTGTTCGGGAGGATTACTTATGATTTGATGGTGAGCTATTGGCCGACCCCGGCTGCCCAAAAGAATAACCCGGTGGTTGCGGAGAGGATGAACAACGGGGAGAAGATCGTATTCTCAAGAACGATGGAGAAACCTGCCTGGAATAATACCAAGTTGATAAAGGAAGATATCGTGGCGGCAATCAAAAAGATGAAGCAGGAGCCCGGGTCGGGTCTGGTGCTTATGGGAAGCGGCAGCATTGTCTCTCAATTTGCTCAGGAGGGATTGATTGATGAGTATCAGATTGTTGTCGTTCCAGTTGTACTCGGCGGAGGAAGGACGATGTTCCAAGGCATAAGAGGCAAAATACCGATGAGACTGGTAAGTTCCCGCTCATTCGGAAATGGTAACGTCTTCCTTTCATACGAACCGGCCCTCAAATAG
- a CDS encoding YciI family protein, whose protein sequence is MKYMCLVYGEEMKIGAMTDDECMAYDSEIRKSGHCVASEALLSVRTATTVRVRDGRVSITDGPFAETKEQLAGFYLVEAGDLDEAIQIASKIPPASVGCIEIRPIRELVSTNGARRR, encoded by the coding sequence ATGAAATATATGTGTCTGGTTTACGGTGAAGAGATGAAAATTGGCGCCATGACCGACGATGAGTGCATGGCGTACGACAGCGAAATTCGAAAAAGCGGTCATTGCGTCGCATCGGAGGCTTTACTCTCAGTTCGGACGGCAACTACCGTTCGTGTAAGGGACGGCCGGGTCTCTATTACCGACGGCCCTTTTGCCGAGACGAAAGAACAGCTAGCCGGATTTTACCTCGTAGAAGCAGGAGATCTGGACGAAGCGATACAAATCGCTTCCAAGATTCCACCGGCAAGCGTCGGATGCATCGAGATTCGCCCAATCAGAGAGCTAGTCAGCACTAACGGTGCGCGAAGACGATGA